The Candidatus Woesearchaeota archaeon DNA segment CACCTTCATACTTTTATAGTTGAGGACACATTTTTTTGAACATTATTAATGTCCTCAACTATTCAGCCAAAGACTTTTATGTTCGCTTATTTATGTCTTTGGCTTTATCTTTCATTGGTTCAAAATGTTCTTTTTCTTCACAGGTACTTTCATACAAACGGACTTCTCCTGTATAAACCAGTCGGAAGCAATCATTGTCTTCATAAGGAAGAAATTCAATATCATAGAGTTTTTTTGCAGTAGGGGAGATGTAAATATATGTCGCGTTATATTTGTTCATAATTTTTGTGGCGACAGTCTTTGACTGTGTTGTGAAGAGCGTGTCAATATCGCGAAGACGTTGTCTTGCATCTTTAATTTGAAGGAAGTTTGAGTCAACAACGGTTCTTCGTTCTCCAAAATACTCAATATAATGTCCATCATCAACAAGGCTAAGAACAACAACATCAGGAAGCGTTATTTCAGGAAGAAAACTGAGGAAGACAATCTCTTTTGGAGTAATGGTCAAACTCACTTTTTCCATAGTATAGAGGACAGTAGGATAAACAGAGCTGATGATAAAGAAGAGGAACACAATACTAAAGAGAAGATGACTCCAGCCACGGACTTTTGTTTTCTGGATATACATGTGGAAAAGCATATAGCCATAGCCGGAGAGAAGAACGAGGAGAATGGAAAGGTACATGAGTCCTATGGTCCATTCAACGATTTTGAAAATAAGGAGTACAGAGGTGACGATGGCAATGCCAACAACAGGAAGTATTTTTTTCCGCTGTTCAGTGAAAATAGCAACATCCAGCGAGGTTGCAAATTTATTTCTAGAAGGGTCTTTAAAGAGAATATAATACACCACAAGAAGACCAAAAATAAGCGGAATAATCCCAATGTGAGAGATAGAGGAGATAATAGTAAAATCATAATAATATTTGTCCACTAGTTGTGGAGGAATATTTTGCCAGAGAATGCCAGCGCCATGTTCAAGAAGAGAGCGTTTGTAGAGAAGTAAATAATACCAGCAGGAGAGAAGCAAGGAAAAGAGAATAAGTTCTTTCTCTTCTGTTTTTGGAGTTATCCCATAGATGAGTTCAAGAAGAAGGTATGCGAGAAGGCCGAAGATAAGGAGAAAGACAGAAGGATCAAGAAGAATAAGGATGCAGAGAAGCACAGTTGAAAGCGTTGCGTATTTCTTTTCCTGTATTTTGTAAAAGCAAAATAAGAATAAGAAAGAAAGAGGAATAAGCAAAGATCGTGGGGAGAGGGAGTTCACGGTTTCGACAAAATAAACAGGAATAAATGCGGAAATTGATGCGCTGAAAAGCGCGATCTGTTTGTTGTGGGTGATCTCTTCAACAAGAACAAAGATGATCACGACAAGCGATGTCGCGAAAACATTGGGAATAATTTTTGTAATGTACCAGGTCGATCCAAAAGAAGTGAGCAGTGCAAAGATGTAATGAAATAAAGGAGAGAAAATAAAAAGTCTTCCAGAAAAACTAAGAGGATCATAAAATAAAGGAAGAATGTTTTCTTGTATTGCTTCAACATGCCGTAGATGAAAGTATGATTCGTCATCGCTGAAATACGGGCTGCTGAACGCAAAATAAAGTCTGATAGTCAGTGTGACTGCGAAGAGGCAGATGAGCAAAATATATGCGTGATCTTTTCTCATGAATATGTTCGAGTTGTTCAGATTTATAAGCTTTTATAGCGAACGAACCAAATTTTCGTATCAATAATTTCATATGTTCGTTCGCTTATTAGCTGACACACGAAATCACCATAAAAAATGATAATCATTTCGTTCGTCAGCTATACCAGTCTCCCCTTTCGGATAAACCGAAAAAAACATGCGAAAAAACAAAAATACCGAAATCTATTCGCGTTTTCCGAAAATCTTTCGGACTATCCGAAGACCTTTCGGAAAAGCGACCGATACTTAAATGAAAAACAACGTTCTACAAAAAGCAGAGGTGGTTTTCATGCCAACACTGCGAACAGTTTTAGGGATTGAGGAAATAACAGCGAATATTTTCAGTTTTTTACCGAGAATATCGGATAAGTACATAACAAAGTATTTAAACGCTCCAGCCACTACTGACACCATGGAAGATGTTCTTTTTCCGACAGGAACGCCGGTCTTTGATGCGCTTCTTTCAGGCTATGAAGGCGGCGTGCTCACTGCGCTGTATGGTCCTGCTGGAACAGGCAAAACAACAATCTGTCTTTTGGCGGCAATAGCTACGATTCGAGCAGGAAAAAAAGTAATTTTTGTGGATACAGAAGGAGGTTTTTCCACTGTTCGCTTTCAGCAATTGTTGCAAAGTGAAGCAAAAGAACAGTATCTGGAGAAAATATTTCTCCTTAAGCCAATGACGTTTGGAGATCAGACAAAAACAATTGCCCGTTTGCGGGAAGTAGTCAATGAAAAAATAGGGCTCATTATTGTGGATAGTGTTTCTTCATTATACAGAGTGGAAATCGCAAAGCATGAAGGAGTCAAAGCGATTAACGCGGATCTCGGACTTCAGTTATACTATCTGAGCAGCATCGCGCGAAAATACACCATTCCTGTTCTTGTCACAAGTCAAGTGTATGCGGATTTTGAAGAGCGGGATAA contains these protein-coding regions:
- the radB gene encoding DNA repair and recombination protein RadB; this translates as MPTLRTVLGIEEITANIFSFLPRISDKYITKYLNAPATTDTMEDVLFPTGTPVFDALLSGYEGGVLTALYGPAGTGKTTICLLAAIATIRAGKKVIFVDTEGGFSTVRFQQLLQSEAKEQYLEKIFLLKPMTFGDQTKTIARLREVVNEKIGLIIVDSVSSLYRVEIAKHEGVKAINADLGLQLYYLSSIARKYTIPVLVTSQVYADFEERDKVRMVGGDILKYGAKCLLEIEKYKTVRKATVIKHRSLPEQRSVVFEITENGFTAFEEPKKIGTPHNLPQKKSVSEEIAARFPELKDKKEFEEAGNMG